From one Bacteroidota bacterium genomic stretch:
- a CDS encoding T9SS type A sorting domain-containing protein codes for MKKITTITLLSFLTCVSIAQTASDYYLPLCVNNETVLYTPAGLPPAGWAERITRHTFIQTDSIGGELYYLEKGTEYSTGSSSFPPHTFKLVWLKQDVNGEILFGAYSEEYPILDSAIILPTPAIWFSNNFLTAGYSLTQSNGVYNNTDTVISTSATFGGFNNCIQIRSIRDSAGLIQVVQDAYYAFGIGLVGGERTFPTTEIHTDNLVSSFVTGCDPIVDTLQTAVVDTCFGQYFEYYIKDILDDTINNILTVTWVFQDGPLMNQFTESYNYQIAGNNVIGITINCSFNITSTTFYKTVFIGSTSTGLTEQPNLIGNLYIYPNPASYQITVETPAELVNARLNIYNQIGEVVYTDVLNGKKVTLSTEYLKSGIYFVYISDGQHIYTQKLILE; via the coding sequence ATGAAAAAGATAACTACAATTACATTATTAAGTTTTCTGACCTGCGTATCAATTGCGCAAACCGCATCTGATTATTACTTGCCACTATGTGTTAACAATGAGACTGTGTTATACACACCCGCTGGCTTACCTCCTGCGGGGTGGGCAGAAAGAATAACACGTCATACTTTTATTCAGACAGACTCTATCGGAGGTGAATTATATTATCTGGAGAAGGGAACTGAGTATTCTACAGGTAGTAGTTCATTCCCTCCGCATACCTTTAAATTAGTTTGGTTGAAACAAGATGTGAACGGAGAAATTCTGTTTGGGGCTTATTCGGAAGAATATCCAATTTTAGATTCTGCAATTATACTACCTACTCCAGCGATCTGGTTCTCAAATAATTTTCTTACAGCCGGATATTCTCTAACGCAGTCAAATGGAGTATATAACAATACAGATACTGTGATTAGCACAAGTGCCACTTTTGGAGGTTTTAATAATTGTATCCAAATACGTTCAATAAGAGACTCCGCCGGTTTAATTCAGGTAGTTCAAGATGCTTATTATGCCTTTGGAATTGGGTTGGTTGGAGGTGAACGGACTTTTCCTACTACCGAAATACATACGGACAATCTTGTATCATCCTTTGTTACGGGTTGTGACCCTATTGTTGATACGCTTCAAACAGCCGTGGTTGATACTTGTTTTGGTCAATATTTTGAGTATTATATTAAGGATATTCTGGACGATACAATAAATAATATTCTTACTGTTACATGGGTGTTTCAAGATGGTCCACTCATGAATCAGTTCACGGAGTCTTATAATTATCAAATTGCTGGAAATAATGTAATTGGAATAACAATAAATTGTTCATTTAACATAACTTCCACAACCTTCTACAAGACTGTTTTTATAGGATCTACTTCAACCGGCTTGACTGAACAGCCAAATCTCATTGGTAATTTATATATTTATCCTAACCCCGCAAGTTATCAAATCACCGTTGAAACACCAGCGGAATTGGTGAATGCCCGACTTAATATTTATAACCAGATAGGCGAAGTTGTATATACTGATGTGCTTAATGGTAAAAAGGTGACATTGAGCACAGAATATTTAAAGTCTGGAATTTACTTTGTTTACATTTCTGATGGACAACATATTTACACGCAAAAACTCATACTTGAATGA
- a CDS encoding CotH kinase family protein: protein MIKKLQKIVFLVVLLCGSDIKAQVIINEYSASNLTQFVDNHSDYEDWIELYNTAPFPMPLGGFHLSDDSTNILKYTIPAAVVVPANGFVRFWCSGRDNYSTNNYHTNFRLTQTKNSKEQIVFSDPTGIVLDSLSLNKTQVGHSRGRTTDGAGTWSIFTNPSPNTSNNFSTPYSRYADKPDFSVGAGFYPPPIIVILTNTEPGSTMRYTTDGSLPTLTSPICSTGVLISTTSVLKAITWSPDPNVLPSFVEYQTYFMNVSHTLPIISIAASQLTTLANGSGSLEPKGTFEYFDTAGVRKANTYGEFNRHGQDSWVLSQRSLDFISRDEMGYNHSIEEKLFEYSPRENFQRIILRAAGDDNYPADHRQANLGSAHVRDAYIHMLAKKGGMNLDVRNAEKAIVYLNGAYWGVYDIRENPDEHDYTEYYYGQDKYNLQYIETWGNTWAEYGGPTALSDWAALYSYIMTNSMANAANYNYVNNLYDGTSLVDYVIANAMTVCSDWLNYNTGWWRGMDSTGTHRRWGYILWDNDATFGHYINYTGIPNTSAYADICDPEGLTTTNSDPEGHIQVLNRLRQNPDFNQFYISRIIDLWNTVFSCDNMIGQLDSIVAKLDPEMSAHANRWNGTYAEWLLNVDTLRTFILNRCNNLATGINSCYNLNGPYEITLTADPISAGGIKFNTLVHDSLPWKGNYFGGMLNILEALPDTPYQFINWSSGSQVFLPNDSAVISRVNFTSSDTYP, encoded by the coding sequence GTGATAAAAAAATTACAGAAAATTGTATTCCTGGTGGTATTATTATGTGGTTCTGACATAAAGGCACAGGTTATAATTAATGAATATTCCGCATCGAATCTTACACAATTTGTTGATAATCACTCTGATTATGAAGATTGGATCGAGTTGTACAACACGGCTCCATTTCCTATGCCGTTGGGTGGATTCCATCTGAGTGATGATTCTACCAATATTTTAAAATACACCATCCCTGCAGCTGTGGTCGTACCTGCCAACGGTTTTGTGAGGTTTTGGTGCTCCGGCCGTGATAATTATTCAACCAATAATTATCATACAAATTTCAGATTGACACAAACTAAGAACAGTAAGGAACAAATTGTTTTTTCAGATCCGACCGGAATAGTGTTAGACAGTTTATCCTTAAATAAAACACAAGTTGGACATTCCCGCGGAAGAACTACAGATGGGGCCGGTACCTGGAGTATTTTTACGAATCCCTCACCGAATACTTCCAATAACTTTTCTACTCCTTATTCAAGATATGCTGACAAACCGGATTTTTCCGTTGGAGCAGGTTTTTATCCTCCTCCGATTATTGTAATTCTGACGAATACAGAGCCCGGTAGTACCATGAGGTATACTACGGATGGATCTTTGCCAACCCTTACTTCACCTATATGCAGTACCGGTGTTTTAATCTCTACTACCTCAGTACTGAAAGCAATTACCTGGAGTCCTGACCCCAATGTTTTGCCCAGCTTTGTGGAGTATCAGACCTATTTTATGAATGTAAGTCATACGCTTCCGATTATATCCATCGCTGCTTCTCAACTAACTACTCTGGCCAACGGCAGTGGATCACTTGAGCCCAAAGGAACTTTTGAGTATTTCGATACAGCTGGTGTGCGGAAGGCGAATACCTATGGAGAATTCAATCGCCATGGACAGGATTCATGGGTTTTGAGTCAGAGAAGTCTGGATTTTATTTCCCGTGACGAAATGGGCTATAACCATAGCATCGAGGAAAAATTGTTTGAATATTCCCCCAGAGAAAATTTCCAACGCATCATTTTACGTGCTGCAGGAGATGATAACTATCCGGCTGATCACCGACAAGCCAATCTCGGAAGCGCGCACGTTCGCGATGCCTATATTCATATGCTGGCAAAAAAGGGAGGGATGAATCTGGATGTAAGGAATGCTGAAAAGGCAATTGTCTATCTCAATGGAGCCTATTGGGGAGTGTATGATATCAGAGAAAATCCGGACGAACACGATTATACCGAATATTATTACGGGCAGGATAAATACAACCTGCAATACATCGAGACATGGGGAAATACCTGGGCAGAGTATGGCGGACCAACCGCTCTTTCTGACTGGGCAGCATTGTATAGTTATATCATGACGAACAGTATGGCCAATGCTGCTAATTATAATTATGTAAATAACCTTTATGATGGTACCAGCCTTGTGGATTATGTGATTGCGAATGCCATGACCGTTTGCTCCGACTGGCTCAATTACAACACCGGTTGGTGGAGAGGAATGGATTCAACAGGTACACATCGACGTTGGGGGTATATACTTTGGGACAATGATGCAACCTTTGGACATTATATTAATTATACAGGTATTCCTAACACTAGCGCCTACGCAGATATTTGTGATCCCGAAGGACTGACCACAACAAATTCTGATCCGGAAGGACATATACAGGTGTTAAACCGACTCCGGCAAAATCCGGATTTTAATCAGTTTTATATTTCCAGAATTATTGATTTATGGAATACCGTTTTCAGTTGTGATAATATGATCGGACAATTAGATAGCATCGTTGCTAAACTGGATCCTGAAATGTCAGCTCATGCCAATCGTTGGAATGGCACTTATGCAGAATGGTTATTAAATGTCGACACCTTGCGAACATTTATTTTAAATCGTTGTAATAATCTTGCTACCGGAATAAACAGTTGCTATAATCTTAATGGTCCTTATGAAATTACACTAACCGCTGACCCCATCAGTGCAGGAGGAATTAAATTTAATACACTGGTACATGATTCATTACCTTGGAAAGGTAATTATTTTGGAGGGATGCTGAATATATTGGAGGCATTACCGGATACGCCCTATCAATTTATAAACTGGTCCTCCGGTTCACAGGTGTTTTTACCGAATGACAGTGCTGTTATTTCCAGAGTGAATTTCACTTCTAGTGATACCTATCCCTGA
- a CDS encoding sigma-70 family RNA polymerase sigma factor — protein sequence MTNNNGSKIEADDIIQETIIAVFEKIKDNRFKLNSDTKLSTFLFAVGKYKWYNELRKRRVMTPFPTENGFDLEDDLENYYLKEERYEQLKRLIERLDEVCRQILKERYWLRKKFEEIKISSCRSVDALKMKSSRCHKQLRELHG from the coding sequence GTGACCAACAATAACGGTTCTAAAATTGAAGCAGATGACATCATTCAGGAAACAATCATTGCTGTTTTTGAAAAAATCAAGGACAATCGCTTTAAATTGAATTCAGATACAAAATTGAGCACTTTCCTTTTTGCTGTTGGAAAATATAAATGGTACAATGAACTTCGTAAAAGAAGAGTAATGACTCCATTTCCAACTGAAAATGGATTCGATCTAGAAGATGATCTTGAAAATTATTATTTAAAGGAAGAACGTTACGAACAACTAAAGAGACTGATTGAACGTCTCGATGAGGTGTGCAGACAAATACTTAAGGAACGTTACTGGTTAAGGAAAAAATTTGAAGAAATAAAGATTAGTAGTTGCCGTTCAGTTGATGCGTTAAAAATGAAAAGTTCACGCTGTCACAAGCAATTAAGAGAACTACATGGTTGA
- a CDS encoding FkbM family methyltransferase, giving the protein MGAGEDISFDTELVHHFGCDVVILDPAPEGINHFNLLKSKIENHESLSLNNLETKFTYRIKKDQLSKLKFIELGVWTEATMIKFYKPNIGDYYVSHSIELFKEHGEYIEVPVDRLSNIMKSQGHTSIDLLKLEIEGAEYKVIETIVEDKLDIKIILVEYDEVYHCKGLDYLKRIKKSSELLLDNGYKIAHSTDMFKRLFVRNDVFEQISAQEKAKKRA; this is encoded by the coding sequence GTGGGTGCCGGAGAAGACATTTCCTTCGACACTGAATTGGTGCACCATTTCGGTTGCGATGTGGTCATCCTTGATCCTGCACCTGAGGGCATCAATCATTTTAATCTTTTGAAAAGTAAAATAGAAAATCACGAAAGTTTATCACTGAATAATTTAGAGACCAAGTTTACTTATCGCATCAAAAAGGATCAGCTTTCAAAATTGAAATTCATTGAACTGGGTGTGTGGACTGAGGCCACTATGATTAAATTTTACAAACCAAACATTGGAGACTACTATGTATCTCATTCTATAGAACTCTTCAAGGAACATGGCGAATATATTGAAGTACCCGTTGACAGGTTGTCGAATATCATGAAGTCTCAAGGCCATACCTCTATTGATCTGTTAAAACTCGAAATTGAAGGTGCTGAATATAAAGTGATAGAAACAATTGTTGAAGACAAACTCGACATCAAGATAATTTTGGTAGAATATGATGAAGTATACCATTGTAAAGGTCTTGATTATTTAAAGAGGATAAAAAAATCATCCGAATTACTACTCGACAACGGATACAAAATTGCACACTCCACGGACATGTTCAAAAGACTCTTTGTGAGAAACGATGTTTTCGAGCAAATTTCCGCACAGGAAAAAGCAAAAAAAAGAGCCTGA
- a CDS encoding sigma-70 family RNA polymerase sigma factor, which translates to MNRVNPCAEFASLSDVQLLEIMLTNEKAHSCIYLKHKSYCISFMRSKGSSESDALDIYQDATIVLYEKIQSAGFILSCSLQTYLNSICFNQLLCRNTSSNNKKIELKDKIDENVKN; encoded by the coding sequence ATGAATAGAGTCAACCCTTGTGCGGAGTTTGCTAGTTTGAGTGATGTTCAGTTATTGGAGATAATGCTTACCAATGAAAAAGCACATTCATGCATATATTTAAAGCACAAATCATATTGTATTAGTTTTATGAGGAGTAAGGGATCATCAGAAAGTGATGCTCTTGATATTTACCAGGATGCTACTATTGTATTATATGAAAAAATTCAAAGCGCAGGATTTATACTTTCTTGTTCTCTACAGACATATTTAAATTCAATATGCTTTAATCAATTACTCTGTAGAAATACAAGTAGTAACAATAAAAAAATTGAACTTAAGGATAAAATCGATGAAAATGTAAAAAACTGA
- a CDS encoding DUF4407 domain-containing protein, translating to MDKYYSLLIGENPRYTALYQPGSKRKIALYANCLMVPVILWFINCYFIVSHVLNGNTVVAIFSGLIASLIIFLVERAIIMSNGSRLIFWFRIALGFIIASLGAIGFDEVVFKNDIDNKIAQYEKINIDSAANHIEMEYNKAIEAQQLVVNQKTNDWKNALQDAKAEADGTGGSRQKLVGKIALLKMEVAEKLESDYNIENNKLQILSLEKDSIKNLAIAKAEANFNGDAFLLRIKAMFDLISEDRFMLAVYILFTALLFCLEFLVVLIKIASKNSIDEDIEQARDILLREKTKKILERRSLLYDPIQFQATVKTANRMLNQRNISVF from the coding sequence ATGGATAAATACTATAGTTTATTGATTGGAGAAAATCCGCGTTATACAGCCTTGTATCAACCGGGAAGTAAAAGAAAAATTGCATTGTACGCTAACTGTCTAATGGTTCCTGTGATCCTATGGTTTATTAACTGTTACTTCATTGTGAGCCACGTACTAAATGGAAATACTGTTGTAGCTATATTTAGTGGGTTAATTGCATCATTAATTATTTTTTTAGTAGAAAGAGCAATAATAATGTCAAATGGAAGTCGTCTCATCTTTTGGTTTAGAATTGCATTAGGTTTTATTATTGCTTCATTAGGCGCAATAGGTTTTGATGAAGTAGTTTTTAAGAATGATATTGACAATAAGATTGCTCAATATGAAAAAATAAATATTGATAGTGCGGCCAATCATATAGAAATGGAATATAATAAAGCAATCGAAGCGCAACAATTAGTTGTGAATCAAAAAACAAACGATTGGAAAAATGCATTGCAAGATGCAAAAGCTGAGGCAGATGGAACTGGTGGCAGTCGTCAAAAACTAGTTGGAAAAATTGCACTTTTAAAGATGGAAGTTGCCGAAAAACTTGAATCTGATTATAATATCGAAAACAACAAACTACAAATTCTATCATTAGAAAAGGATAGCATAAAAAACCTCGCAATAGCGAAGGCAGAGGCAAATTTTAATGGTGATGCATTTCTTCTAAGAATTAAAGCTATGTTTGATTTAATCAGTGAAGATAGATTTATGTTAGCCGTTTATATTTTGTTTACTGCATTACTTTTTTGCCTCGAATTTTTAGTTGTATTGATTAAGATAGCAAGTAAAAATTCAATAGATGAAGATATTGAACAAGCTAGAGACATTTTATTAAGAGAAAAAACCAAAAAAATACTAGAAAGAAGATCATTATTATATGATCCGATACAGTTCCAAGCAACTGTAAAAACAGCTAATAGAATGTTAAACCAACGGAATATTTCAGTATTTTAA
- a CDS encoding M48 family metalloprotease: protein MKRQAIFFAFILFFVLPFKVCGQQEKIVVASVFERLINAIGVTSKQVPEVVIVKEESHVASYIPGGKNEIYFELKAYRICRDMGADSLDGIAFILCHELGHWYNNHNFLNEASTAYASVDLGEQLTYAKKAIDSTITHELEADEFACYYSKMAGFSLNTVDKLIRSIYKGYNIPDSIARYPSLNSRCGMAKLAKVRMEALNNIFNIANILLLNQEYEPATTLYKHIINNKFGSREIKNNLGVCYAMQGLQLSEAPWRNLIFPFLLDPSSRAGENTRNLTPDDSIKMLELFKLAARHFKEAADLDPDYYPAQINGAVLKSLLGNSRAANRLLDDIEEKAINNDDSTNLILYTRALIDFISKSDTKLLAELAKGGDINAQYNLDRLSSTYYINQNSFRFPSSELALSLQPSIRKSLYTSGQTERQRNIVFYTRDTMDFQLVLLNITKPENKIYQLLVGKLNQFWSYGILKKYANLQPDFIQEFGPGILEKRCAGHMNYYTLKIQGVEVITYLLY from the coding sequence ATGAAAAGGCAAGCTATTTTTTTTGCATTTATTTTATTTTTCGTACTCCCTTTCAAAGTATGCGGGCAACAAGAGAAAATTGTCGTAGCTTCAGTATTTGAAAGGTTGATCAATGCGATTGGTGTAACCAGCAAACAGGTGCCAGAAGTGGTTATAGTGAAAGAAGAAAGCCACGTTGCGTCTTATATACCTGGTGGTAAAAATGAAATTTACTTCGAACTAAAGGCTTATCGTATCTGTCGGGACATGGGTGCAGATTCACTAGATGGTATTGCATTTATTCTGTGCCATGAATTGGGGCATTGGTACAACAACCACAACTTTCTGAACGAGGCATCAACCGCCTATGCCAGTGTCGATTTGGGAGAACAGCTAACCTACGCGAAAAAGGCTATCGACAGTACAATCACACATGAATTAGAGGCGGATGAGTTTGCCTGCTACTATTCCAAAATGGCCGGTTTTTCACTTAATACTGTCGATAAATTAATAAGATCCATTTACAAGGGATATAACATCCCTGACAGCATTGCACGTTATCCAAGCCTCAACTCACGCTGTGGAATGGCGAAACTAGCAAAAGTTAGGATGGAAGCCCTGAATAACATATTCAATATTGCGAATATTCTATTATTGAACCAAGAATACGAACCAGCAACTACGCTATATAAACACATAATAAATAACAAGTTCGGTTCTCGTGAAATCAAAAACAATCTTGGTGTTTGTTATGCAATGCAAGGCTTGCAGCTATCGGAAGCACCATGGCGGAATTTAATATTTCCCTTCCTACTGGATCCATCTAGTCGCGCAGGAGAGAATACACGTAATTTGACACCAGATGACTCCATTAAAATGTTAGAGCTTTTTAAGTTAGCTGCTCGCCATTTCAAAGAAGCCGCCGACCTGGATCCGGATTACTACCCAGCTCAAATAAATGGTGCTGTTTTAAAATCATTGTTGGGAAACTCAAGGGCAGCTAACAGGTTGCTTGATGATATAGAGGAAAAAGCTATTAATAATGATGATTCTACTAATTTAATTTTATATACTCGTGCGCTGATTGATTTTATCAGTAAAAGTGATACAAAACTATTAGCGGAGCTTGCAAAGGGGGGCGATATCAATGCACAATATAATTTAGACCGTTTGTCTTCTACCTACTATATAAATCAAAATTCATTTCGGTTTCCTTCCTCCGAATTGGCATTATCTCTTCAACCTTCAATCCGGAAATCATTATACACAAGCGGACAGACAGAACGACAACGAAATATTGTTTTTTATACAAGAGATACCATGGACTTTCAGCTAGTTTTACTCAACATTACAAAACCTGAAAATAAAATTTATCAGTTATTAGTGGGTAAATTAAACCAATTTTGGTCATATGGCATCTTGAAAAAATATGCAAATCTTCAACCAGATTTCATTCAGGAGTTCGGACCCGGAATACTTGAAAAGCGATGTGCGGGCCACATGAACTATTACACATTAAAAATACAAGGTGTTGAAGTAATCACATACTTGCTTTATTGA
- a CDS encoding CHAT domain-containing protein: MQVGNFNKAKELRENNVSLWEEKANKPKSILYLSFLLFATSSEIISGNFDKAEEYLVKAKPLAEKRNEKSIYLVYLLLKGHYCNQAAIIGNGNKELIDSSWFDRINSFFIEKSSLNEVFKREAEKCFIEYVETEKSSNGDESLRYAKALYALANFYITHGMHKEAIMHLHKAKLICEKYKANAINLYYSVISALSISEFALNGYEHVKKNLDALEKYHFNKQIANYAFLTEKEKEAYKNIIDRNITAINSIYIAATSNETRIKLYNNIIATKEIALYATENTRNFLEKMNDSLKQEYYEVIKQRDSLETAKNVAFNSNSKGGNEILLREKKVQTKINSLPGIIPFDPTAIKFTNISTALKKNEVAIEFIHCIIENSEQYFALLIKNDSQAPELIPLFEESVLRKILNQPGNAEAKINNIYSKNIDSLYSLIWKPIEKNLFNIDKAYISVSGILYGISFPALLDGNKIDAVLLGSTRQIGMKSDDKRQIYSPAILFGGLNYGQGGHPNRSASGKANFSELRYTINEVTSIKNMLDSKHSDIKVTLFTKDSGNEESFRQLQSLQPSLIHLATHGYYYPTRNINLSNFDVGINSETNLDPMIRSGIVFSGANNASSAYSENDGFLTAQEIARLNFSNLDLVVLSACETGLGEINGSEGVFGLQRAFKLAGARSLLMSLWSVPDKQTAELMSLFYSNYLQGISKSRALKNAQVDMRKKYKNPFYWGGFILLER, translated from the coding sequence ATGCAGGTGGGTAATTTTAATAAAGCTAAAGAATTAAGAGAAAATAATGTAAGCCTGTGGGAAGAAAAAGCGAATAAGCCTAAGTCAATTCTTTATTTGTCATTTCTATTATTTGCTACAAGTAGCGAAATAATATCTGGAAATTTTGATAAAGCGGAAGAATATTTAGTTAAGGCAAAACCATTAGCAGAAAAAAGGAATGAAAAATCTATCTACTTAGTTTATCTTTTACTGAAAGGTCACTATTGTAATCAAGCCGCAATAATTGGTAACGGTAATAAGGAATTAATTGATTCAAGTTGGTTTGATAGAATCAATTCTTTTTTTATAGAGAAAAGTAGTTTAAACGAGGTATTTAAACGCGAGGCAGAGAAGTGTTTTATTGAATATGTGGAAACTGAAAAAAGTTCTAATGGAGATGAAAGTTTAAGGTATGCCAAAGCATTATATGCATTGGCAAATTTTTATATAACACATGGAATGCATAAAGAAGCAATCATGCACTTGCATAAAGCAAAGTTGATTTGTGAAAAATATAAAGCTAACGCCATTAACTTATATTACTCTGTTATATCGGCATTGTCAATTTCAGAGTTTGCATTAAATGGATATGAGCATGTTAAAAAGAATCTGGATGCTCTGGAGAAATATCATTTCAACAAACAAATTGCCAATTATGCTTTTTTAACGGAAAAAGAGAAAGAAGCCTATAAAAACATAATTGACAGGAATATCACTGCTATTAACTCGATTTACATAGCTGCTACTTCTAATGAAACCAGAATAAAATTGTATAATAATATTATTGCTACTAAAGAGATCGCATTATATGCCACTGAAAATACGAGAAATTTCCTTGAAAAAATGAATGACTCATTAAAGCAAGAATATTATGAAGTCATAAAGCAAAGAGATAGTTTGGAAACTGCAAAAAATGTTGCGTTTAATAGCAATTCAAAAGGTGGAAATGAAATTTTACTTAGAGAGAAGAAAGTTCAAACTAAAATAAATTCCTTGCCTGGAATTATTCCTTTTGATCCCACGGCAATTAAATTTACAAATATCAGTACTGCGTTAAAAAAAAATGAAGTAGCGATTGAGTTTATTCACTGCATAATTGAGAATTCCGAACAATATTTTGCTTTACTAATAAAAAATGATTCGCAGGCACCTGAATTAATTCCTCTTTTTGAGGAATCTGTGTTGAGAAAAATTCTAAATCAGCCCGGAAACGCTGAAGCCAAAATAAATAATATTTATAGTAAAAATATTGACAGTTTATACTCATTAATTTGGAAACCAATTGAGAAAAATCTTTTTAACATTGACAAGGCTTATATTTCGGTCAGTGGAATATTATATGGCATTTCTTTCCCCGCTTTACTAGATGGCAATAAAATTGATGCAGTTCTATTAGGTAGTACTAGACAGATCGGAATGAAATCAGATGATAAAAGGCAGATTTATTCCCCTGCGATATTGTTTGGAGGCTTAAATTATGGGCAAGGTGGACATCCTAATAGATCGGCAAGTGGGAAAGCAAATTTTTCCGAGCTTCGATATACCATTAATGAGGTTACTAGTATTAAAAATATGCTAGACTCAAAGCATTCAGATATAAAAGTGACTCTTTTTACGAAGGATTCAGGAAATGAAGAATCTTTTCGTCAACTTCAAAGCTTGCAGCCTTCTTTGATTCACCTTGCAACTCATGGATATTATTATCCAACGAGGAATATCAACTTATCTAATTTTGATGTGGGAATAAACTCAGAAACGAATCTAGATCCAATGATAAGGAGTGGTATTGTGTTTTCAGGTGCTAATAATGCGTCAAGTGCGTATTCTGAAAATGATGGATTTTTAACTGCACAGGAAATCGCTCGATTGAATTTTTCAAACCTTGATCTTGTAGTTTTATCTGCTTGTGAAACAGGTTTAGGCGAGATAAATGGAAGTGAGGGAGTATTTGGGTTGCAAAGAGCATTTAAATTGGCTGGTGCTAGAAGCCTTCTTATGAGCTTATGGAGTGTTCCTGATAAGCAAACAGCTGAATTAATGAGCCTCTTTTATAGTAATTACTTACAAGGAATATCAAAATCACGGGCTTTGAAAAATGCGCAAGTTGATATGAGAAAAAAATATAAGAATCCATTTTATTGGGGCGGTTTTATTTTACTTGAAAGATGA
- a CDS encoding GIY-YIG nuclease family protein — protein sequence MHYVYIIYSQRLDIFYKGITQHPEKRLFEHNNNLSRFTAGKGPWEMVYLEESSSKTDALFREKQLKRLNRKSIKLLLKKSVEQMPVISSNGKPKV from the coding sequence ATGCATTACGTTTACATCATCTACAGCCAAAGGCTGGACATTTTTTACAAAGGGATAACTCAGCATCCTGAGAAAAGACTTTTTGAGCACAACAATAATTTATCGCGTTTTACTGCCGGTAAAGGGCCTTGGGAGATGGTCTATTTAGAAGAATCATCATCAAAAACGGATGCCTTATTCAGAGAAAAACAACTCAAAAGGTTAAACCGGAAATCTATAAAACTACTTTTAAAAAAGTCGGTAGAACAAATGCCTGTCATCTCGTCAAATGGCAAACCGAAGGTTTGA